TGATATATGCCTCTGCATTTTTCAATATTGCAATGTCATCGTCATCTGTAAACTCTTCAATATCCAAGTTTCCGATGGTTGAATTTACAAAATTTATAGGATCAAAGGTTATATTTACAACATATTTCCGTGTTTCCATAATGTTTTTCAGTGTTGTGGTGCCGACAAATAATCTGCATCCAAGTTTGTCTTTGCCTTTGCATACAATTCCTATTGGTGCTGCATTTTTTACACCGTCCCTGCTCATGGTAGTGTAAATCCCTTCATATTTCTGCCCTTCTTCAATTCCAATATCTGTCAAATCCATTTTTTATCACCTTCTATTTTTTTTAAGTTAACATAATTTTCCCCATGAAAAAAGTTATTAAATGATAACAATTTTTATTTAAGAGATATATTATTTGTTAAATAATTATGAACACTTAATAGTTTACAGTTTTGTAAATGTTTAGTCTAGAAGTCTGACTTCACCGGAATGCAGACTTGTGCCTATCAATACTTTTTTTATTCCAAGTGAATCCAGCTCGCCGATGGATTTCTTATTCAACCCACCGGCAATAATCAATTTATCCTTCAGCTCTTCAAACTCCTTCAACAAATACTCATTATATCCCTTCTCTGTTCCCACACCGGAAATGTCTAGAAGAATTATTTCATTTGGATCTAAAACTTTCAATATCTCCTTAAATTCCTTAAGGGACAAATCGAAATTCTTGGAGTACAACTCGTCATTTTTAACGTCCACGCTTACGACAATCCTTTCTTTAGGATACTTTTCAAATATTAATTCCATCTCTTCAATGCTTTTTATTGTTTCGGTCGGAACGATTACCTTATATGCGTAATCCAGGAAAAATTCAAAGGATTCTACATCCTTCACGCCGCCATCAAACATCACGGGCAGAATCGTATTGACCATCTTAATGTCGTTAATGTTATGGCCTTGAGACTCAATCAGGTCCAAATCGGCAATGTACATCTCATCGGCGCCGTTCAATTTTAATCCCTGGGCAATTTCAACAGGATTTGCGGAAGGTGCAAAAACAGTGCTTAATGGCGTGTATGTGTCCCTCATGCCGGATTTGCCACTAACGGCCTGGTGTTGTTTTAAATCTATAACAGGTATTTTCTTAATCATGATAATAGTTAGAATATCAAAGTATAAAAATTTTAAAAAAAAATATAGGAGGAAAATTAAGCTAAAAATGTTTTTTTAGCCTAATTTCGAATAATAAAAATAATGATCAATTTAGTTATAACAAGGCGTTTCGACCTCTACTAATAGATTACATCACATAGTATATAAATGTTACTCTATTTTAGAAAAATTAAAGTATAATTGAATAAATTATTTTTAATAACATTGCATAAAAAATAAAAAACATTTAATTTTATATAAAAAAAATAAACAAAATAATCATTATTCCTAATTTTTATAAAATTGCCATTTTTAAGCATGTCAAAATTGTCAAAAAATGATAAAATCAGATTGATAAAGTAAATTTGAAAAAAATAAAGTGAAAAAAGTTTGAAGTATTAGAAGAGGGAAATTTGAAAGATAATAATTCGTGTTTGTACTAATATTGCTAAGCTATTGGCATACTTCAAACTCTCTACATAATAATTTATTTTAATAGTATAAATACTTTTTTATAAAAAAGTATTACATATGCTAATAAAAATTATAAAAAAAGTATTACTGGGAATTTAAAAAAAATAATTAAACTCTAAAATTCTCGTCGATATAGGAATCAAACCTTAAATAAGCGCCGTCAATAGCTTTCATGATCTGGTCCTGGTTGATTTGGGAAAGCTCATCGAAAATTACTCCAACGTCAACATCAACATCCAGCTGGTCATTTTCATAGCTGATGACAATATCCAAATCCAAATCCTCAACTTCCTTGGTTGAAATATTCTTTGAGACTTCCTGGCCTAGAATTTCACCGAAGTCATCGGAAATTGTGGATAAATCGCTTTGGGATAGTTTTTTAAGCTTTGACATGTTAATCTAAAAAAAAGAAAATAAAGTATTAAGCCTATTGGCCCATACCTTGCATTGCGTTTTGGATAGTGGATTGCATCTCTTCAAGCTTTTTCATGACTCTTTCCTCTTGGCGGGTCATGGTCTGTTTTCTTAATTGAAGGGTTTCCAATTTATCTTCCATTTCAGCTAATGCGTCTGCATATTCCACTTTAATAAGTAAAGTTCCAGCTTGCTTGAACACTTCGGTATTCTCATCAGTCTTTTTTAGTTCTTCCAATGCTTTTTCAGTTTCTTGAATTTGAATTTCAACATTTTGAACTTGCATGGTTACAGCTTGAGCTTGTTGTTGTAACTGTTGAAACTGATTTAATTGATGTTGAATATTTTCAGGAATCTCCATATTATCACCTATTTATTATTTTATAGTTATTTTATAAATATTATTTTATTGTCAAATTATTTATCTCCAATGCCAGATTAATCCATTTAATGGCTGAATTGACAGAAGCCCTAAATGATGTTGAATCCTGAGCGTCTATATCTATTATGATATTGGACCCCTCCAAGTCAATTGTCATAGATGACCTGAAGTCGGGAGCGGTCTCAAACTCCAGGATAATGGCATCGTAAATTATTTTTGCCTGATCGGCACTTTCAAACTCTACAGTTATGTTGCTTTTAACTGATTCAAGAGGGGTTTCATCAATCATGTGCCGCCTCTAAAATCTTTTTAACGTTGATTTGGAAATTGAGCTTATCTCCAAATTTATTAATGAAATTAATCTTAGCCACTAGATCTTCATCGTCACGAACAAGTATGTAATTGTCCTCTGCCTTGTCCACTAAATCCAAATCCAGGATATCGCTCAAAACATCTAATCTCTTAATGTTTGAAACCATTTTCAATTTAGATGGCGCCATGTTAAGCTTTTCATTATCCATAACAACACTAATGAGAATTACAAGCAAAACTTCTCCCTTATTTGAATAGAAAGTGATTTTACTTGGGTTTCCCTTAATTTCATTCACGACAGCCAGGTTGAATTCATCCACTTCCAGGGCTTTCAGGAGAAGTTCGCGCATATTCATCTTGCCCCGGTTAACGGAAGTTGAATCAGTTAATCGAGCTAAATTTTTACAGAACTTCCTGGTCTTTTGAGAAGGCTTCCTAGAAGTTGAAATCAACATTTAAATCAAAAATAGTAAAAAAATATAGTAAAAGCAGAATAAATTATCTTGCTTTTATGATTCTAGTAGTTTCTGGAACATTTTTAAATAAAATCCTATATCTGCATTTAGGACATTTATTTTCCATGTAGCTTTTATGGTCTACTTCTGCTCCACAACGTGGACATCTATACAAGGCTTATTCCTCCACTTGGATGTCTCTTATACTGCGTGCTGCAGATTTTGCCATAGGAGTTTGTGGAATGTAAGCTCCTCCGGTGAACACTGCACCACATTTTTTGCATTTCCAGATTCCGGCAGCTTGTCTTTTTACATAAGGCCTGTCGCATTTTGGACAAACATGATTCTTTTTCATGTTTTCTTCAATGATTTTAACAGATCTTTTTGCTTTTCTTCCGTATCTTGCACCGAACCTTCCTGTGATACCTACTTTTTTAGTTCTTGCCATTTATATTCTCTCCGTAATAAATAAAATTTAATTAAAAAATGCAAATTCCTTGAATTTGCATAGATTATCTAAAATAATCATAAAATTATCTAATATGATAATATAGTAGTTACTATTATTTAAAGGTTTGCTTAAAAATAGTTTATTTGATAAAAAACACGATTTTTTAAATAAAATATAAATAATTTTGATGAGAAAATGCTTCCCCCTATAAATCAAATATTTTACTGTATTCCCATCAAAATATAATATTAAATGAAATCCAACTATTCGAAAGTTGGATAATTAGGGCTTTCATTAGTGATTAACAAGTCATGAGGGTGGGATTCCTTAATTCCACTGCTTGTAATTCTAACGAATCTTGCCTTTTGTTTCATTGCATCGATGTCTTTTGCACCGCAATAACCCATGGATGATTTCAAACCGCCCACTAGCTGGAATAGAATTTCAGCGATTGTTCCCCTGTATGGTACAGCGCCTTCAATTCCTTCCGGAACATACTTAGTGTGGTTCATCTTACTTTTCTGGCCTTGGAAGTATCTGTCTGCTCCGCCATCAAACTCACTGGTCATTGCACCCATGGAACCCATTCCACGGTACTTTTTGTATTGCTTACCGTTCATTACAACGATTTCGCCAGGAGCTTCCAAGGAAGCCGCAAGCAAGTTACCAAGCATTACTGCATCTGCTCCAGCACCTATGGCTTTAGCAACATCTCCAGAGTATCTGATACCACCATCAGCAATGACAGGAATGCCTGAATCTACCGCTGCATCAGCAACATCTGAAATGGCAGTTAGTTGTGGCACACCTACACCTGCAACAATACGGGTGGTACACATTGATCCCGGACCTATTCCTACCTTAAGCGCATCCACGCCCATGGATATCAAGTCTTCAGCAGCCTCTCCTGTTGCAATGTTACCAACGCATAATTCTGCATCGATATTATCTTTAATGGTTTCAGTGAACTTGACCACATTCATGTTATGAGCATGGGCACAGTCAATGGAAATGATGTCAGCACCGGCCTGATCAAGAGCCATTGCCCTGTCCAAATCAAACGGACCGCAAGCGGCTGCAACCAAAAAGTTACCATCCTTATCACGTGCCGCATTCGGGTACTGATCCCTGTTTAGAATATCCTTAATTGTGATGATTCCCACCAATTTGCCGTCATGAACAACAGGAAGCCTTTCAACCTTATTTTCATAAGCGACATTCAATGCCTCTTCAGCAGTGACTCCCTCTTCAACAGTCACGACATCGGAAGTCATGATGTCCTTAACTGTTTTATCAGGTTCAGAGTTTAAAACCGGTCTGATATCCCTTTTGGATATAATTCCGATAATTTCATCCCCTTCTACAACTGGAAGACCGCTTATAAGCTCGTCTCTCATGATTTCCTGAACATCAGCAATAGTGGAATCCTGTGAAATAGTAACAACATCACGAATTGTCAAGTCTTCAGCTGATTTTACCTTCTTTACCTCTTCAACTTGCCTTTCCTGTGTGATGTTTCTGTGAATAACTCCGACACCACCTTCCTGTGCCATGGCAATTGCAAGTTCAGCTTCAGTTACAGTATCCATAGCTGCACTTAAAACTGGAATATTAAGTTTAATTCCTTTGCCTAACTCTATTTTTGTATCAATGTCCTTAGGTTCAACATAACTTGCATTAGGAGTTAAAAGAAAATCATCAAAAGTATAAGACATTCTTGCTTCTTGAACTTTTTTAGAATATGACATAAATAACACCCATTAGAATGAATCACATAAATCCTTAAGCTCAGCTACTGCAGTATGGTGTATCTTACCGGTGTTTCTATCACCGCCAACACAGGCAGCTCCCCTAATGCCGACAACATCACATCCGATGTCATGCAACGGTTTTAGTTGATCCTTTTTAACGGAACCTGCAAGTGCAGTCAACAAATCATAGCTGTGAGCCTCTTCAACAAACTCTTTTAACTGGTCAATATCCAAATAATCAAATAATGTATGACCATCTTTAACTGCAGTGTCAAGCATGGCCAAATCGCAGCCGGCATCCTTTGCAACCTTTGGAATCTCCATAGGTCCGACAGCGCCGACACGATGAGCATCCGCATATCCTGCAGCTACAATAATTGTATCTTCACTAACATCTTTTACAGTCTTTACAACATTTTCCATGACTTCGACAGCTTCGTCATGGTCTTTTGTTCCATATAATCCGACTTTAATATAATCCGCTCCTGAAACATGAGCGCCCATTGCTGCAAGGGAAACTGTACCCGGTTTGTAAGGCACATCACCTAAAGTAGCGCTTACAAGCTTGTCTTCAGGAGTTAATTCCCTTATTTCCTTAATAACCCATGGGAAATTAGCGCCTAAAGAGCCTTCCTTAGGATTTTTCACATCAACAATGTCTGCTCCTCCTTTAATAGATTCTAGAGCTTCTTCACGATTTATAGGACTTATTAATAGAAGCATATATTTCCTCCAATAAAATATAATTTTATAATATAATAATATTACTTCTTTATTATTTATAAGACTATTGTTTTGTTAAAAAAATAGAGTTAATATGGGGAATCATTTTTGAAAACATTGTCTTTGATTTTGCCGTGTGCCTTCGGATAGAATCCCGCATCGGCTGACAATTTCCTCATGTTTTCAATAATCTCATTTGTTGGAATTGCAACAGGACAATTCAGAGTGCATAATCCGCATAAAGTGCACATGTATAGGCCTGAATTATAGCAGGTCTCATCATCTTCTATGAATTTTGACATTGCAACGCCACGACCGCCCAAATAATTATTAAATCCGAACTCATTTCCAACCGCATTATAAACTGGACAGTGAACAACACAGTTTCCGCAGCCAATGCAGTATAGACATTCAGGGTTTGCCTCGCTTCTTCCATTGTCCAACAATATTACGACCACCCTTTCAGCACCATACATGTTTTTCAACAGCTTCTTTTCGATGTCTGCAGTTTTTGACGGGCCGGACACCACATTCATGTATGAGGTGACATAGCTTCCGGTTGCAAAAATGGTTTCAAGTTTTACAATCGATATTGCGTCTTCCAAAGTAGGCACTATTTTATCGATTCCAGCTACAATTATATGCAAATCTTTTAGTGAAACTATGGAAATATTGCCCTCATTGTGAACCATCACAAGGGACCCCTCCTCGGCGGCTATTGCATTGGCTCCACTTATACCTACTCTTGCACTTTCAAGACGTTTCAGCACATCACTTCTCACAAGCTCCATGATTTCCCTGGCTTCGGGATTGACGTTTGCATCAAGAGAGTCATTAACAATGTCAGTGATCTTTGAAATGTTCAAATGAGAGGCAGGCCCTGTCGGATGAACTGGCTTATTGTCTATTTTTTTAAGCTGCAATATCCTATCTCCAAGGTCTGTTTCAATAACATCAATATCGCCACCATCAAAATGACCCTTAAGATTGATTTCGCCTAAAGTATTGGATTTGGCTTTGGCGATAGCGGTTGTCTTATATTCAGCAAGTAATTCATCAATAATATCCAATGCATCATTTGAAGTTTTCGCCATCTTGACTTCAATGTCATTCCGCTTAAATGACTCGATAGCTTGATTCAATAACTCCTCATTATTTTCAATGGAATACTCTTTGATTTCACGACACCTTTTTTCAAGTCGTTTAATGGATGCAGACTCCTTGATGGAATTTGACCTTTTTTTAACAGTATCAAAAGATTTCCTCATGGTTTCAAGTTCACTAGATTTCATCCACATCACCATATTCCACTAAAAATTCAGTCAAATCGAGAACTTCCAAATCATCATTTTCCAGATTAAGCTTACAGAATGGACATGGAGTTACCAATATTTCACAATCTGTTTTCAAGGCTTGTCTTATTCTTAAGTCTGCCATCTGGGAAGCGATTTCAGGATAAGCTGACTTCACGCCCCCTCCGGCACCGCAGCACAAGCTATCCTCCTTGATATTTTCCATTTCAACCAGGTTCGCTAATGAGCCGATGACATCCCTTGGCTCATCAAACACATTGGAATGGCGACCCAAATGACATGAATCATGGTAGGTGACATCCAAATCCTTTTTAGAAAAATTAAGCTTTCCCTCTTTAATCAATTCATCCAATAATTGTGATATGTGAACTACATCCAATCCTTCATAATCGTCCTTTAGAGTTTTATAGCAACCTGCACAGGAAGTCAATATTCTTTCGCCTTTAAGAATTTCGGTGTTTTTTTCTATTTGAGACCTTGCCTCATCTTCGAAGCCTGTCCTAAGCAAAACTGACCCGCAGCATTTCTCATCATCCAGAATATGATAGTCAACATCTGCTTTTTTCAGGAGCGCTTCGGTTGCCTTTTGAATGTTCGGCAGCTTTTCGCGTGCAGTGCATCCTCTAAAATATAACATAAATTATTCCTCTTCATCGTCAAGAGTGATTTCGTTTTTTAATGCGACTTCCTTCACTATTTCATTTAGATTGTCTTGCATCTTATCAACAATGAAATACATTTTTAAAATGATATAGAATAATATTACAAACACTAAAATAATTATAAAGTCCAAACCACGGGTTATACCAAATATCCTAGCGAATGTGCTACTGAAATCTGGGAAAATGGAAAATAGAATAACAAAAATCCAAAATGCAGACCACACAATAACCGTGCTTAATGAATTCTTACCATGACTATACCTTATAATAATGCCCACAATAGATATTATGGAAATAATTGGAAATATAAAAGAATACAAAAACATATTTTCACCTTAAAATTGATCTCTAATCATCTGGAACATAATCTTCAATGCAACAGAAACGTTTGTTCCCTTTGCCTGTGTTTCGGGAGTGTAGATTGTCTTGATTGGAACTTCCTCAAATGGAATATCATTGTCATTGATTTCTCTGATGAATTCTGAAGATATCAAATATCCTCTGGAATTGATGCTTATCTTGTTTAATGCATCAATGGTTAGTGCCCTAAATCCAGTTTGCGAATCGCTGACATCGACCCTGTAAAAAATTCTGGTTAACAGGTTCATTATTGCATTTGCAAAATTTCTGGTTGTAGGCATGTCCTTTAGAGGTCTTGCGCCGATTACGGCTTGAGCCCTGCCAGTGACTAAAGGCTCCAAAACGTTTTCCAAATCATCGACTGAGTGCTGTCCATCCGAGTCCATATTCACTATATATTTAGGATCATACCTTAAGACGGCTTCAAATCCTGTTTGCATTGCAACTCCAACGCCACGATTAATAATATGAGAATAAATAAAAATATTTTTAGGATATTTTCTTTGGGATTCCTTAATAACCTCTAAAGTATTATCTGAAGAACCGTCATTAACGATGACCATTTTAAATCCTTTCTTGGCTATCTCTTCAATAACCGGCTGGATTCTAGTTTCCTCATTATAAGCAGGAAGAATAATGTATGTAGATTCCTTATCTTCCTCAGATATTTTAAATCCCATTTTACACCCTTATTTTATAATGGTCCTGCATCCTCTTTTCCTTCACGCATTCCCATTCCAGCTTCCTTTCTCATTGCTTTTCTGTGATACATCATTTTTATCAAGTTTTGCGCATGTTCACGGGCCCTATTCTCAGCCAGTTTTGCAAGCTCTACCGGGTCTTCTTCCTCATCCTCATGCACAAACACTTCCAATATATGAGTGTTTGTCATTAGCTGCGCATTGATAAGACCTGTTGACGCTTCATGAGCGCACATCTTGTCTTTTTCCATTGGCCCAGGCATTCCAAGTGCCATTACAATATCGCAATTTTCCTCTTCAATGAGAATTTTTGCAGTTACCGGCAAGTCCTTGACGCCAGGAACTGTTTCACGAATAATTTTTAAATCATGAGCATTATTTTTAAGCTCATCAATAGCGGCTGCGGCCATGTCAAAGCGGGCAAATGTAGTGTCACAAATTCCAATTCTCATGTAAATTCACCTTACAAAAAAATATGTTTTTAATAATATAAATGTTTAGTCAAAAATGAAAAAAATAAGAATTAAAAAATTCGTTTAAAAAAAATTAGCCTTTATTTAAAAGTTTCAAAAACTTGTCCTTAGCTTCACCGATAGTCAGAGGATAATCCCCTTCCATATCAAATCCTTCCTCTTCAAGCTGTTGGAATAACTCAGTGACAATAGGAACCTTAAGATTTGCCGTTTCAAGAATGTCAGGCTGTGAAAAAATCTCCTTTGGAGTTCCTTCACCTATCAACAGACCATCAACCAAAACGAAAACTTTAGAAGCGTAATCAGGAACCAAGTCAACTTCATGAGTGGAAATTATGATTGTAATTCCTTCTTCATTAAGTTCCTTCAACAGTTTAGACAAATCAACAACACCCTGAGGGTCAAGACCAGCTGTAGGCTCATCCAAAACCATGACTTCAGGCTTCATTGCAAGAATGCCTGCAATAGCTACTCTTTTCTTTTGACCTCCACTCAAATGATGGGGTGCGGTTTTTTCAAATCCGCTCATGCCAACACGGGCAAGAGCCTCTTCAACCCTATCCTGAACCTCTTCCATTGACAATCCTAAATTAAGAGGTCCGAATGCAACGTCCTCTTCAACTGTTGGTGCGAATATCTGATCATCTGGATTTTGAAATACTATTCCGACTTTTTGCCTGAACTTAAGCAAGGATTTCTTATCGTATTTCAATTCTTCACCATCAATGAAGACCTTACCTTCCTCTGGTTCATAAATACCGTTTAGATGTAAAAATAAGGTTGATTTACCAGCACCGTTCTTTCCTAAAAGTGAGACCATCTCTCCCCTTTCAACCTTTAAGCTGACGCCTTTCAGTGCTTGATATTTTGAGTTATATGAATATTTTATATTTTTAACTTCTAGCATTATTTCCCCTTCCTTGGTTCATAAACCGGTAATTCACCATCATACCCTCTAGAATCAAGAGAATGCTGTAATGTTTCACTTTTATCAAGAGCCCTTAAAAATATTGTACTTGCAAGAGCTCCTAAAGATTTGAAAGATGAAACGTAAGAATGATATCCCAATCTACTGTTCTGGGCTTTTTGCATGGTGTCGATTTCATTCAAGAAAATGAAAATCGTATTATACATCAGAAGACCTATTTCAATCATGATTTTTGGAACTTTCAAACGGCCTAGACAGTGCAAAATTTTTGCAATAGGTGTTGTGAGTGCTAAAAATCCTAGACAAGGCAAGCATCCCATTACCCTCATAAATGTATAAACACCATAATGCCAGGAATCGGTAGTGACTACAATGCCGAATATTCC
This genomic interval from Methanobrevibacter sp. contains the following:
- the ribC gene encoding riboflavin synthase yields the protein MRIGICDTTFARFDMAAAAIDELKNNAHDLKIIRETVPGVKDLPVTAKILIEEENCDIVMALGMPGPMEKDKMCAHEASTGLINAQLMTNTHILEVFVHEDEEEDPVELAKLAENRAREHAQNLIKMMYHRKAMRKEAGMGMREGKEDAGPL
- a CDS encoding (Fe-S)-binding protein; protein product: MLYFRGCTAREKLPNIQKATEALLKKADVDYHILDDEKCCGSVLLRTGFEDEARSQIEKNTEILKGERILTSCAGCYKTLKDDYEGLDVVHISQLLDELIKEGKLNFSKKDLDVTYHDSCHLGRHSNVFDEPRDVIGSLANLVEMENIKEDSLCCGAGGGVKSAYPEIASQMADLRIRQALKTDCEILVTPCPFCKLNLENDDLEVLDLTEFLVEYGDVDEI
- a CDS encoding LUD domain-containing protein, with product MKSSELETMRKSFDTVKKRSNSIKESASIKRLEKRCREIKEYSIENNEELLNQAIESFKRNDIEVKMAKTSNDALDIIDELLAEYKTTAIAKAKSNTLGEINLKGHFDGGDIDVIETDLGDRILQLKKIDNKPVHPTGPASHLNISKITDIVNDSLDANVNPEAREIMELVRSDVLKRLESARVGISGANAIAAEEGSLVMVHNEGNISIVSLKDLHIIVAGIDKIVPTLEDAISIVKLETIFATGSYVTSYMNVVSGPSKTADIEKKLLKNMYGAERVVVILLDNGRSEANPECLYCIGCGNCVVHCPVYNAVGNEFGFNNYLGGRGVAMSKFIEDDETCYNSGLYMCTLCGLCTLNCPVAIPTNEIIENMRKLSADAGFYPKAHGKIKDNVFKNDSPY
- a CDS encoding Brix domain-containing protein, whose amino-acid sequence is MLISTSRKPSQKTRKFCKNLARLTDSTSVNRGKMNMRELLLKALEVDEFNLAVVNEIKGNPSKITFYSNKGEVLLVILISVVMDNEKLNMAPSKLKMVSNIKRLDVLSDILDLDLVDKAEDNYILVRDDEDLVAKINFINKFGDKLNFQINVKKILEAAHD
- the cbiQ gene encoding cobalt ECF transporter T component CbiQ, producing MKFDMDYIAHNNALTETNPFFKLILTIVLLIVTLVLDNLYFDVFIFVVMSIVILAIAKINYKSYLKFLSLPMAFLVITCIFLIFFFGKGEVIYETGIFGIVVTTDSWHYGVYTFMRVMGCLPCLGFLALTTPIAKILHCLGRLKVPKIMIEIGLLMYNTIFIFLNEIDTMQKAQNSRLGYHSYVSSFKSLGALASTIFLRALDKSETLQHSLDSRGYDGELPVYEPRKGK
- a CDS encoding glycosyltransferase family 2 protein, translating into MGFKISEEDKESTYIILPAYNEETRIQPVIEEIAKKGFKMVIVNDGSSDNTLEVIKESQRKYPKNIFIYSHIINRGVGVAMQTGFEAVLRYDPKYIVNMDSDGQHSVDDLENVLEPLVTGRAQAVIGARPLKDMPTTRNFANAIMNLLTRIFYRVDVSDSQTGFRALTIDALNKISINSRGYLISSEFIREINDNDIPFEEVPIKTIYTPETQAKGTNVSVALKIMFQMIRDQF
- a CDS encoding HisA/HisF family protein; amino-acid sequence: MIKKIPVIDLKQHQAVSGKSGMRDTYTPLSTVFAPSANPVEIAQGLKLNGADEMYIADLDLIESQGHNINDIKMVNTILPVMFDGGVKDVESFEFFLDYAYKVIVPTETIKSIEEMELIFEKYPKERIVVSVDVKNDELYSKNFDLSLKEFKEILKVLDPNEIILLDISGVGTEKGYNEYLLKEFEELKDKLIIAGGLNKKSIGELDSLGIKKVLIGTSLHSGEVRLLD
- a CDS encoding DNA-directed RNA polymerase subunit P, which produces MYRCPRCGAEVDHKSYMENKCPKCRYRILFKNVPETTRIIKAR
- a CDS encoding KEOPS complex subunit Pcc1; this encodes MIDETPLESVKSNITVEFESADQAKIIYDAIILEFETAPDFRSSMTIDLEGSNIIIDIDAQDSTSFRASVNSAIKWINLALEINNLTIK
- a CDS encoding (5-formylfuran-3-yl)methyl phosphate synthase produces the protein MLLLISPINREEALESIKGGADIVDVKNPKEGSLGANFPWVIKEIRELTPEDKLVSATLGDVPYKPGTVSLAAMGAHVSGADYIKVGLYGTKDHDEAVEVMENVVKTVKDVSEDTIIVAAGYADAHRVGAVGPMEIPKVAKDAGCDLAMLDTAVKDGHTLFDYLDIDQLKEFVEEAHSYDLLTALAGSVKKDQLKPLHDIGCDVVGIRGAACVGGDRNTGKIHHTAVAELKDLCDSF
- the guaB gene encoding IMP dehydrogenase, which produces MSYSKKVQEARMSYTFDDFLLTPNASYVEPKDIDTKIELGKGIKLNIPVLSAAMDTVTEAELAIAMAQEGGVGVIHRNITQERQVEEVKKVKSAEDLTIRDVVTISQDSTIADVQEIMRDELISGLPVVEGDEIIGIISKRDIRPVLNSEPDKTVKDIMTSDVVTVEEGVTAEEALNVAYENKVERLPVVHDGKLVGIITIKDILNRDQYPNAARDKDGNFLVAAACGPFDLDRAMALDQAGADIISIDCAHAHNMNVVKFTETIKDNIDAELCVGNIATGEAAEDLISMGVDALKVGIGPGSMCTTRIVAGVGVPQLTAISDVADAAVDSGIPVIADGGIRYSGDVAKAIGAGADAVMLGNLLAASLEAPGEIVVMNGKQYKKYRGMGSMGAMTSEFDGGADRYFQGQKSKMNHTKYVPEGIEGAVPYRGTIAEILFQLVGGLKSSMGYCGAKDIDAMKQKARFVRITSSGIKESHPHDLLITNESPNYPTFE
- a CDS encoding DUF2304 family protein, with the protein product MFLYSFIFPIISIISIVGIIIRYSHGKNSLSTVIVWSAFWIFVILFSIFPDFSSTFARIFGITRGLDFIIILVFVILFYIILKMYFIVDKMQDNLNEIVKEVALKNEITLDDEEE
- a CDS encoding DUF3194 domain-containing protein; this encodes MSKLKKLSQSDLSTISDDFGEILGQEVSKNISTKEVEDLDLDIVISYENDQLDVDVDVGVIFDELSQINQDQIMKAIDGAYLRFDSYIDENFRV
- a CDS encoding prefoldin subunit beta, giving the protein MEIPENIQHQLNQFQQLQQQAQAVTMQVQNVEIQIQETEKALEELKKTDENTEVFKQAGTLLIKVEYADALAEMEDKLETLQLRKQTMTRQEERVMKKLEEMQSTIQNAMQGMGQ
- a CDS encoding ATP-binding cassette domain-containing protein, translated to MLEVKNIKYSYNSKYQALKGVSLKVERGEMVSLLGKNGAGKSTLFLHLNGIYEPEEGKVFIDGEELKYDKKSLLKFRQKVGIVFQNPDDQIFAPTVEEDVAFGPLNLGLSMEEVQDRVEEALARVGMSGFEKTAPHHLSGGQKKRVAIAGILAMKPEVMVLDEPTAGLDPQGVVDLSKLLKELNEEGITIIISTHEVDLVPDYASKVFVLVDGLLIGEGTPKEIFSQPDILETANLKVPIVTELFQQLEEEGFDMEGDYPLTIGEAKDKFLKLLNKG
- the rpl37A gene encoding 50S ribosomal protein L37Ae; amino-acid sequence: MARTKKVGITGRFGARYGRKAKRSVKIIEENMKKNHVCPKCDRPYVKRQAAGIWKCKKCGAVFTGGAYIPQTPMAKSAARSIRDIQVEE